The proteins below are encoded in one region of Dioscorea cayenensis subsp. rotundata cultivar TDr96_F1 chromosome 18, TDr96_F1_v2_PseudoChromosome.rev07_lg8_w22 25.fasta, whole genome shotgun sequence:
- the LOC120281643 gene encoding uncharacterized protein LOC120281643: MTPRPPPSPTSSSAIGPSSSLIRPCYMKPTGSSPPLGIRPDSKVLTVIPSVGFVNRLVESFPCELLVATHESLLVLATIKENHDSVRCWQGGIDAVPERFGPFDVVFLCYFPAMGVSIDQALGYLAARCSEDARLVICYEQGRTIIEQQHRQLYPDLVTSVLPHRVCLEKAAPSYSFEVTDFVDEPKFYLAALKFCKARDTAQ; the protein is encoded by the exons ATGACTCCTCGACCTCCCCCGTCACCGACATCGTCGAGCGCGATTGGTCCTTCCTCGAGCCTAATCAGACCCTGCTACATGAAGCCGACAGGATCATCGCCGCCGCTGGGTATCCGGCCTGACTCCAAGGTCCTCACCGTCATCCCAAGTGTGGGATTTGTCAACCGCCTCGTGGAGTCTTTCCCCTGCGAGCTCTTGGTGGCGACCCATGAGTCGCTCTTGGTTCTGGCGACGATCAAGGAGAACCACGACAGTGTAAGGTGTTGGCAAGGCGGGATCGACGCCGTGCCGGAGCGATTCGGGCCGTTCGACGTGGTTTTCTTGTGTTACTTCCCCGCGATGGGCGTTTCAATCGATCAAGCATTGGGTTATTTGGCGGCAAGATGTTCTGAAG ATGCAAGGCTGGTCATCTGCTATGAGCAAGGGAGGACAATCATTGAGCAACAACATCGACAACTGTATCCAGATTTGGTAACATCTGTATTGCCCCATAGAGTTTGTCTAGAGAAGGCGGCACCTAGCTATTCTTTTGAGGTAACAGACTTTGTTGATGAACCTAAATTCTACCTTGCTGCCCTAAAGTTCTGTAAGGCAAGGGACACAGCTCAATAA